The Acetivibrio saccincola genome window below encodes:
- a CDS encoding thiazole synthase: MGERLVSDRLVIGGVEIKSRLFVGTGKFSSNKLIPDVIMGSNAQVITVALRRIDFDSDEENILNYIPKDCIIMPNTSGARNAEEAVRIARIARAAGCGNFIKIEVISDNKYLLPDNHETIKATEILAREGFIVMPYMSPDLMAAKRLVEAGAASVMPLGAPIGTNKGLKTKELIKILINEIDVPVIVDAGIGKPSHACEAMELGADAVLVNTAIATAEDPAKMARAFAKAVEAGRMAYLSGTGAVREYAEASSPLTGFLA, encoded by the coding sequence ATGGGTGAAAGATTAGTTAGTGACAGATTGGTTATTGGAGGAGTGGAAATCAAAAGCAGGCTTTTTGTGGGGACAGGAAAGTTTTCATCAAACAAACTGATTCCTGATGTAATAATGGGTTCAAATGCCCAGGTTATTACTGTGGCGCTAAGGAGAATTGATTTTGATTCAGATGAGGAAAACATATTAAATTACATTCCAAAAGACTGCATTATAATGCCCAATACTTCAGGGGCGAGAAATGCAGAGGAGGCTGTAAGAATTGCAAGAATTGCAAGGGCTGCCGGGTGCGGCAATTTTATAAAAATTGAGGTTATTTCAGACAATAAGTATCTTTTGCCGGATAACCATGAAACAATTAAAGCAACTGAAATTTTAGCCAGGGAAGGATTTATTGTAATGCCCTATATGAGCCCTGATTTAATGGCAGCAAAAAGGCTTGTGGAAGCAGGGGCTGCATCGGTGATGCCCTTAGGTGCACCCATAGGCACAAATAAGGGACTTAAAACAAAAGAACTTATAAAAATATTAATTAATGAAATTGATGTGCCTGTTATAGTTGATGCAGGAATTGGAAAGCCTTCTCATGCTTGTGAGGCTATGGAGCTTGGTGCGGATGCCGTTCTTGTAAATACCGCCATAGCAACGGCGGAAGATCCTGCCAAAATGGCACGGGCCTTTGCAAAAGCTGTTGAAGCCGGAAGAATGGCATATCTTTCAGGTACCGGTGCAGTTAGGGAGTATGCAGAGGCTTCATCACCTCTTACAGGATTTTTGGCGTAG
- the thiF gene encoding sulfur carrier protein ThiS adenylyltransferase ThiF, with translation MQNVFETGLLNYIKKEQLKKIQKIKIGLAGAGGLGSNCAFNLVRCGFKKFKIVDFDVVEPSNLNRQFFFLDQVNIPKVEALKENLKRINPDVKIEGILEKITQENVRDMFSDCHVVVEAFDKVKYKKMIVENYLASDKLLVCVSGLAGWGNSDDIMVRKVRDKFYIIGDFVNEAGKNLPPMSPKVNIAAAKQADVILDYFLGGN, from the coding sequence ATGCAAAATGTTTTTGAAACGGGGCTTTTAAATTATATTAAAAAAGAACAGCTTAAAAAAATCCAAAAAATAAAAATAGGATTGGCAGGGGCAGGGGGGTTAGGCTCTAACTGTGCTTTTAACCTTGTAAGATGCGGGTTTAAAAAATTTAAAATAGTGGATTTTGACGTAGTTGAACCTTCAAACCTCAACAGGCAATTTTTCTTTTTAGACCAGGTAAATATACCAAAGGTGGAGGCTTTGAAGGAAAATTTAAAGAGAATTAACCCGGATGTTAAAATTGAAGGAATATTAGAAAAAATCACCCAAGAAAATGTAAGGGACATGTTTTCTGACTGCCATGTGGTGGTGGAAGCCTTTGACAAAGTTAAATATAAAAAAATGATTGTGGAAAATTATTTGGCGTCGGATAAACTTTTAGTTTGTGTTTCAGGCCTTGCAGGGTGGGGAAACAGCGATGACATAATGGTAAGAAAAGTCCGGGACAAGTTCTATATAATAGGTGATTTTGTTAACGAAGCAGGTAAAAATTTGCCTCCTATGTCCCCTAAGGTAAATATTGCCGCCGCAAAACAGGCGGATGTGATTTTGGATTATTTTTTAGGAGGCAATTAA
- a CDS encoding GNAT family N-acetyltransferase: MYSLNVNNNDIYFKNVQLNELTEIYKWYNNIKEYGFATGVENPVSFQDILKEYYKVLSSPEEFFISLYNISNEMVGVIKGNFIEEKKIVWIKVFIIKTGFQKKGYGKKAVGLLKDYFIKKNKAKSIYLTVHKGNSGAYAFWKKQGFEEVENIKKYFNLKEKNFRLLRFNLKR, from the coding sequence ATGTATTCTTTAAATGTAAATAATAACGATATTTATTTTAAAAATGTACAATTAAATGAGCTTACTGAAATATATAAGTGGTACAACAATATAAAGGAATATGGTTTTGCCACAGGAGTTGAAAATCCTGTATCCTTTCAGGATATTTTGAAGGAGTATTATAAAGTGCTGTCATCCCCGGAGGAGTTTTTTATAAGTTTATATAATATTTCAAATGAAATGGTGGGTGTTATAAAAGGCAACTTTATTGAAGAGAAAAAAATTGTGTGGATAAAGGTTTTTATAATTAAAACCGGATTTCAGAAAAAAGGCTATGGAAAAAAGGCGGTAGGGTTATTGAAGGATTATTTTATAAAAAAAAATAAAGCAAAAAGCATATATCTTACCGTCCATAAAGGAAATAGCGGGGCTTATGCTTTTTGGAAAAAACAAGGCTTTGAAGAGGTTGAAAATATAAAGAAGTATTTTAATTTAAAAGAAAAAAATTTTAGGTTATTAAGATTTAATTTGAAAAGATAA
- the thiH gene encoding 2-iminoacetate synthase ThiH yields MSFYNEYIKYRDFNFENFFEKLTDEHILRAINKEKLDEYDFLTLLSERAEKHLEEMAQKANRLTLQHFGKVIFLYTPMYLANYCVNQCAYCGFNVTNKIVRKKLELDEVEREAEAIAETGLKHILILTGESRKKTPLSYIKDCVKILKKYFSSITIEIYPLTEEEYRELVVAGVDGLTVYQEVYNEKTYDKIHIRGPKKDYRFRLDTPERACRASMRSVNIGALLGLENWRSESFFTGLHASYLQNKYLDTEISVSLPRMRPHAGSFQSVYRVEDKNIVQIMLALRLYMPRVGITISTRERAEFRDNLIGLGVTKMSAGSSTKVGGHTLGEESDGQFDISDPRSVEEMKITIYKKGYQPVFKDWHAI; encoded by the coding sequence ATGAGTTTTTATAATGAGTACATAAAATACAGGGACTTTAATTTTGAAAATTTTTTTGAAAAATTAACTGATGAACATATATTAAGGGCAATTAACAAGGAAAAACTTGATGAATATGATTTTTTGACCCTTTTATCAGAAAGGGCGGAAAAGCATTTAGAAGAAATGGCTCAAAAAGCAAACAGGCTTACCCTGCAGCATTTTGGGAAAGTTATATTTTTATATACACCCATGTACCTGGCTAATTACTGTGTCAACCAGTGTGCTTACTGTGGTTTTAATGTGACAAACAAAATTGTAAGAAAAAAACTTGAATTGGATGAGGTGGAGAGGGAAGCAGAAGCAATAGCAGAGACAGGCTTAAAGCATATTTTAATCCTTACAGGGGAGTCAAGGAAGAAAACACCTTTAAGCTATATAAAGGATTGTGTAAAAATATTGAAAAAGTACTTTTCTTCCATAACAATTGAAATTTATCCTTTGACGGAAGAGGAGTACAGAGAGCTGGTTGTAGCCGGGGTTGACGGGCTTACGGTGTATCAGGAAGTATATAATGAAAAAACTTACGACAAAATTCACATAAGAGGTCCTAAGAAAGATTACAGATTCAGGCTTGATACTCCTGAAAGGGCGTGCAGGGCATCAATGAGAAGTGTAAATATAGGAGCTCTTTTAGGTTTGGAGAACTGGAGGAGTGAAAGCTTTTTTACAGGTCTTCACGCCAGTTACCTTCAAAATAAATATTTAGACACTGAAATATCTGTTTCCCTTCCCAGAATGAGACCCCATGCGGGAAGTTTTCAATCTGTATATAGAGTGGAGGATAAAAATATAGTTCAGATAATGCTGGCTTTAAGGCTTTATATGCCAAGGGTGGGCATTACCATATCCACCAGGGAGAGGGCGGAGTTTAGGGACAATCTTATAGGACTTGGTGTTACAAAAATGTCTGCAGGTTCTTCAACAAAAGTGGGAGGACATACCCTAGGAGAAGAGAGTGATGGTCAGTTTGACATATCAGACCCAAGAAGTGTTGAAGAGATGAAAATAACAATTTATAAAAAGGGCTACCAGCCTGTATTTAAAGATTGGCATGCAATATAA
- a CDS encoding thiamine phosphate synthase produces the protein MWILKESEVLYMDKFYRIIDANINRASEGVRVLEDLARFYLEDKDLSKKLKEIRHGIRKEVMVFLPSLLNARDSLGDVGAWVSKELEIDNKASIRELAVANFKRLQEALRTVEENLKVIDKYRLSKIYENFRFDTYELEKIFFKKIPPQKRRRITLKGLYCITAHEFSKGRSNIEVVEKMIKGGAKILQYREKDKNFIDMYEECVKIRKLTQEAGVTFIVNDHVDLAMMVNADGVHLGQDDYPIEKVRELVGEDMIIGLSTHSPKQAQDALKKDVDYIGVGPIYRTYTKKDVCDPVGLEYLEYVIGNINIPYVAIGGIKEHNLHEVLSKGAKCVSMVTEITEAEDIEGIVRRVNKKILEGEM, from the coding sequence ATGTGGATTTTAAAAGAAAGTGAGGTGTTATACATGGACAAGTTTTACAGGATAATTGATGCAAATATAAACAGGGCGTCAGAAGGTGTAAGGGTTTTAGAAGATTTGGCGAGGTTTTATTTAGAGGATAAGGATTTAAGCAAGAAGCTAAAAGAAATAAGGCATGGCATAAGAAAAGAGGTTATGGTTTTTTTGCCGTCGCTTTTAAATGCCAGGGATTCTTTAGGGGATGTGGGTGCATGGGTATCTAAAGAACTTGAAATTGACAACAAAGCTTCCATAAGAGAACTTGCGGTAGCTAATTTTAAAAGGCTGCAGGAAGCTTTAAGGACTGTGGAAGAAAATTTAAAGGTAATTGATAAATACAGGCTTTCAAAGATTTATGAAAATTTTAGGTTTGATACATATGAGTTGGAAAAAATCTTCTTTAAAAAAATCCCCCCGCAAAAAAGAAGGCGTATTACTCTAAAAGGGCTTTACTGTATAACCGCCCATGAGTTTTCAAAGGGCAGGAGCAATATAGAAGTGGTAGAGAAGATGATAAAGGGAGGAGCCAAAATTCTTCAATACAGGGAAAAAGACAAAAACTTTATTGATATGTATGAAGAATGTGTAAAGATAAGAAAACTTACACAGGAAGCTGGAGTAACTTTTATAGTAAATGACCATGTGGATTTGGCAATGATGGTTAATGCAGACGGGGTGCATTTAGGTCAGGATGATTACCCCATTGAGAAGGTAAGGGAGCTTGTGGGGGAGGATATGATTATAGGTCTTTCAACCCATTCCCCAAAGCAGGCACAGGATGCACTTAAAAAAGATGTGGACTACATAGGTGTGGGACCTATATATAGAACCTATACAAAAAAGGATGTATGCGACCCTGTTGGACTGGAGTACTTAGAATATGTCATTGGAAATATTAACATTCCATATGTGGCAATAGGGGGTATAAAAGAACACAATTTACATGAGGTGTTATCCAAAGGAGCTAAATGTGTCTCTATGGTGACAGAAATTACAGAGGCGGAAGATATTGAAGGAATAGTCAGGAGAGTTAATAAAAAAATTTTAGAGGGGGAAATGTAA
- the rpsT gene encoding 30S ribosomal protein S20 translates to MPNVRSAMKRVRSTKRKTLRNNIRRSVLKTTLKKSREAIANKDSNAQEAFRNAVKVIDRSVAKNILHKNTAARMKSKLAKALNASK, encoded by the coding sequence ATGCCAAATGTAAGATCAGCCATGAAAAGAGTGCGTTCAACAAAACGTAAAACACTTAGAAACAATATTAGAAGATCAGTTTTAAAAACAACATTGAAAAAATCCAGGGAAGCTATCGCTAATAAAGATTCAAATGCTCAAGAGGCTTTCAGGAACGCTGTAAAAGTTATAGACAGGTCAGTGGCTAAAAACATACTTCATAAAAACACTGCTGCGAGAATGAAGTCTAAGCTTGCAAAGGCTTTAAATGCCTCTAAATAA
- the holA gene encoding DNA polymerase III subunit delta, with the protein MSIKILKEDLKNNSLKNIYVFYGEEEYLKKYYIDKIEETILDDNFKSLNKIVLDGKVEDEKIIEACETMPFFSERKLVVVKNSDRFNSKGSAKSKKNEEEFIKYVENIPKYICLVFYEDTIDKRLKIVKGIKNNGLLVEFQYLKQPELVKWVIKTFKSYKKIIDVNAASYLVSISEPGMTEILNEIEKLVSFLGEREKVEIDDINKVCTKSVKSRVFDLVDAVAEKRISVALKLLNDMIILKEPLPKILLLIARQLRLILQMKVLCNEGLGKNEACAKLNITPYVGSKVYNQAKNFSVEKIKDVIKEAMELDLAIKTGRINDRIAAEILIYKLAE; encoded by the coding sequence ATGAGTATTAAAATACTAAAAGAGGATTTAAAAAATAACAGTTTAAAAAATATTTATGTTTTTTATGGGGAAGAGGAATATTTAAAAAAATATTATATAGACAAAATTGAAGAAACTATCTTAGATGATAATTTCAAAAGTCTCAATAAAATAGTATTAGATGGAAAAGTAGAGGATGAAAAAATCATTGAAGCCTGTGAAACCATGCCTTTTTTTTCAGAGAGAAAGCTTGTTGTGGTAAAAAATTCAGATAGGTTTAACAGTAAAGGCAGTGCAAAATCTAAAAAAAATGAAGAAGAATTTATAAAGTATGTAGAAAACATACCCAAATATATTTGTCTGGTATTTTATGAAGATACCATTGACAAAAGGCTTAAAATTGTTAAAGGTATTAAAAATAACGGTCTTTTAGTTGAATTTCAGTATTTAAAGCAGCCAGAACTTGTTAAATGGGTTATAAAAACATTTAAATCATATAAAAAGATAATTGATGTAAATGCTGCCTCTTATTTAGTCAGTATAAGTGAACCGGGGATGACTGAAATATTAAATGAAATTGAAAAGCTGGTATCTTTTCTGGGAGAAAGGGAAAAGGTTGAAATAGACGATATAAATAAAGTTTGTACAAAGTCAGTTAAAAGCAGGGTATTTGATTTGGTGGATGCAGTTGCTGAAAAAAGAATAAGTGTAGCTTTAAAACTTTTAAATGACATGATAATATTAAAAGAGCCTTTACCTAAAATACTTTTGTTAATTGCAAGGCAGTTAAGGCTTATACTCCAGATGAAGGTTTTGTGTAATGAAGGTTTGGGCAAAAATGAAGCATGTGCTAAGCTGAATATAACACCTTATGTGGGGAGCAAAGTATATAACCAGGCTAAAAATTTTTCTGTTGAAAAGATTAAAGATGTCATAAAAGAGGCAATGGAGCTTGATTTAGCAATAAAGACAGGCAGGATAAATGACAGGATTGCAGCAGAAATCCTCATCTATAAACTGGCAGAGTAA
- a CDS encoding C40 family peptidase, producing the protein MLKFKSVFLYVTSLVCLMSTWTTLSHAQNQTKESQVITTANVFKKEQPDDNLIKFLNKNSIGLPTNFKELYKAAYSNMIAKAVLEKRESEVVVAEENTESAAKGNTENTGNTAGTEKQTGVVTASALNVRAGAGTGFNKIDVLDRNETVTIIGQDNGWYNIITSSGTKGWVYSSYVSVPSHQQTYQQNIATREGNSSSNQGEKDILKLRTQIIEEAKKYLGVPYVYGGSSPSGFDCSGLVWYVFKNHGISLNRVAADQAKQGTWVAKENLVPGDLVFFDTRGTSSYINHVGIYIGDGMFIHASSGSSARRVIISDLTTGFYQRTYMTARNVF; encoded by the coding sequence ATGTTAAAGTTTAAAAGTGTGTTTTTGTACGTAACCTCTCTCGTCTGTCTGATGTCTACGTGGACAACCCTGTCACACGCTCAGAATCAAACCAAAGAATCACAAGTGATTACCACTGCAAATGTCTTTAAAAAAGAACAACCTGACGACAATTTGATTAAATTTTTAAATAAAAACTCAATTGGCTTACCAACAAATTTTAAGGAATTATATAAAGCAGCATATAGCAATATGATTGCAAAGGCAGTTTTAGAAAAAAGAGAATCTGAAGTAGTTGTAGCTGAAGAGAACACAGAAAGTGCAGCAAAAGGGAACACTGAAAATACAGGAAACACAGCCGGGACTGAAAAACAAACAGGGGTGGTTACCGCTTCTGCATTAAATGTAAGGGCAGGTGCGGGAACAGGTTTTAACAAAATAGATGTTTTAGACAGAAATGAAACGGTAACAATAATAGGACAGGATAATGGCTGGTACAATATCATCACATCTTCAGGTACAAAAGGCTGGGTATACAGTTCTTATGTTTCCGTTCCTTCGCATCAGCAAACCTACCAGCAAAATATTGCAACCAGGGAAGGGAATTCTTCTTCAAATCAAGGGGAAAAGGATATTCTAAAACTCAGGACTCAAATAATAGAAGAAGCTAAAAAGTATTTAGGAGTACCATATGTATATGGTGGAAGCAGCCCAAGCGGGTTTGACTGTTCCGGTCTTGTATGGTATGTATTTAAAAATCACGGCATTAGTTTAAACAGGGTGGCTGCAGACCAGGCAAAGCAGGGTACATGGGTGGCAAAGGAAAACCTTGTTCCCGGGGATTTGGTGTTTTTTGATACCAGGGGTACCAGCAGCTATATAAACCATGTTGGAATTTATATAGGTGACGGGATGTTTATCCATGCATCTTCCGGAAGCAGTGCAAGACGCGTTATAATAAGTGACTTAACCACTGGGTTTTATCAAAGAACGTATATGACTGCCAGAAATGTTTTTTAA
- the thiS gene encoding sulfur carrier protein ThiS, whose product MFISLNGKKTEIKEGMTLKELIDEKGLEPERIVVEHNYQVLRQEEWEKTILKENDNLEVLRFVGGG is encoded by the coding sequence CTAAATGGCAAAAAGACAGAAATAAAAGAAGGAATGACATTAAAGGAACTTATAGATGAAAAAGGTCTTGAGCCTGAGAGAATAGTTGTTGAGCACAATTATCAGGTTTTAAGACAGGAGGAGTGGGAGAAAACCATTTTAAAAGAAAATGATAACCTGGAAGTTTTAAGATTTGTAGGGGGCGGATAA
- a CDS encoding DNA internalization-related competence protein ComEC/Rec2, which produces MKRPLTLFSLALIFGITISYLTKSYLFIFFSSLTILLILFAIFANEKRENFIIVGTALFYFIGGFNFLYGYNSNINKYIEFDQEYVTIKGYVISDPEIKENRVYYVISTEEIILKGDIRKINGRIRLSTLNDTDFIPYGKEVKIYGRLNIPKGKTNPGAFDYRNYLIQSKISAVVFAKGENIKVKDGYKGNFAVKYGLALRDRIMEVINKSLPPSQASLLNAILLGYKSGLGENIEKMFRGAGLAHVIVVSGMHVGYILLGFIVFFRKLGVKRPFANIITILALWGYALITGFGPSVLRAVIMASMVLAGEIIKREPDVINSISFSAFLILLFNPALLFNVGFQLSFISTISIILFYKNLKELLSMRMLPQYLTDVASLTLSAQLGVLPVTAFYFNEISLVGVVSNVLVAPVIGIITILGLVMAVLGQIHILLSQLTGLCNNTLLSFVLFVSDKTSDLPFAAVRVITPSILFVVIYYIFILYFFWYKPKHKVKLLPKQNIIIWVSLLFIVLIKLFIPKGLEVVFLDVGQGDCAFIRTQEGKTMLIDGGGYINRDDDSNTGDDIVIPFLLDYGITKIDVVAVTHGHADHAQGLKPVLESFKVSNFIIPDVPVLDGLEELLRVAGEVGINVERCKKGDIIYLDKKTYFEVLHPKGGFYIYESPLNNNSLVLKLYYEDVSILFTGDIEKEAEMMLLDDEAPIGADILKVAHHGAATSTTLEFLQRVNPSVAVISVGRNNFGHPSNEVLELLEKEGVLVLRTDMDGAVIVKSKGKKSKISNYRQ; this is translated from the coding sequence ATGAAAAGACCTCTTACTCTTTTTTCCTTGGCACTTATATTTGGCATAACGATATCATATCTTACAAAATCATATCTTTTCATATTTTTTTCATCCCTTACAATTTTATTAATTTTATTTGCTATATTTGCAAATGAAAAAAGAGAAAATTTTATTATAGTTGGAACAGCCTTATTTTATTTTATAGGCGGGTTTAATTTTCTATACGGCTATAACAGCAACATTAATAAATATATTGAATTTGACCAGGAATATGTAACCATAAAAGGTTATGTTATTTCTGATCCTGAAATTAAAGAAAACAGGGTTTACTATGTAATAAGTACAGAAGAAATAATTTTAAAAGGTGATATAAGAAAAATCAATGGCAGGATAAGGCTTTCTACATTAAATGATACTGATTTTATTCCGTATGGAAAGGAAGTAAAAATATATGGCCGTCTAAACATTCCAAAAGGAAAAACAAATCCCGGTGCATTTGACTATAGAAATTATTTAATTCAGTCTAAAATATCAGCGGTGGTATTTGCCAAAGGGGAAAATATAAAGGTTAAAGATGGGTATAAGGGGAATTTTGCAGTTAAATACGGGCTGGCTTTAAGGGACAGGATAATGGAGGTTATAAATAAAAGCCTGCCGCCTTCCCAGGCCTCACTTCTAAATGCAATTTTATTAGGCTATAAAAGCGGCTTGGGGGAAAATATAGAAAAAATGTTCAGAGGTGCAGGGCTGGCACATGTTATTGTGGTTTCAGGAATGCATGTAGGGTATATTCTCTTGGGATTTATAGTGTTTTTTAGAAAGCTGGGGGTAAAAAGACCTTTTGCAAATATAATAACAATATTGGCTTTGTGGGGGTATGCACTGATAACAGGATTTGGTCCTTCTGTCTTGCGTGCTGTTATTATGGCTTCAATGGTTTTGGCAGGGGAGATAATAAAAAGGGAACCTGATGTAATAAACAGCATTTCATTTTCTGCTTTTTTAATTCTTTTATTTAATCCTGCCCTTCTTTTTAATGTGGGGTTTCAATTATCTTTTATTTCCACAATTTCAATAATATTGTTTTATAAAAATTTAAAAGAACTTCTAAGTATGAGAATGCTTCCACAATACCTTACTGATGTTGCTTCCCTTACCCTGTCTGCCCAATTAGGGGTGCTGCCTGTCACTGCATTTTATTTTAATGAAATATCTTTGGTGGGGGTTGTTTCTAATGTACTGGTTGCACCTGTAATTGGCATTATCACAATTTTAGGTCTTGTTATGGCTGTTTTGGGTCAGATACATATATTATTATCCCAATTGACCGGGCTTTGCAATAACACTCTTCTTAGTTTTGTGCTTTTTGTTTCTGATAAAACTTCCGATCTTCCCTTTGCAGCTGTAAGGGTTATAACTCCTTCTATATTGTTTGTAGTGATTTACTATATTTTTATACTATATTTTTTCTGGTACAAACCAAAGCACAAAGTAAAGCTGCTACCAAAGCAAAATATTATAATTTGGGTAAGTTTACTTTTTATAGTTTTAATAAAATTATTTATTCCAAAAGGTTTGGAAGTTGTTTTTTTGGATGTGGGGCAGGGGGATTGTGCATTTATAAGAACCCAGGAGGGGAAAACCATGTTAATTGACGGGGGAGGCTATATAAACAGGGACGATGATTCCAATACAGGGGACGACATAGTTATACCATTTCTTCTGGACTATGGTATTACAAAAATAGATGTTGTTGCTGTAACCCATGGACATGCTGACCATGCCCAAGGTTTAAAACCGGTTCTTGAAAGCTTTAAAGTTTCAAACTTTATAATTCCTGATGTGCCGGTGTTAGATGGGCTTGAAGAACTTTTAAGGGTAGCGGGGGAAGTAGGCATCAATGTTGAAAGGTGCAAAAAAGGTGATATAATTTATCTGGATAAAAAAACTTATTTTGAGGTTTTGCATCCTAAAGGTGGTTTTTATATTTATGAATCGCCTTTAAATAATAACTCCTTAGTGTTAAAATTGTATTATGAAGATGTTAGCATATTATTTACAGGGGATATTGAAAAAGAAGCAGAGATGATGCTTTTAGATGATGAAGCGCCGATTGGTGCAGATATATTAAAGGTTGCCCACCACGGTGCTGCAACTTCCACAACATTGGAATTTTTACAAAGGGTAAATCCATCAGTTGCTGTTATAAGTGTAGGAAGGAATAATTTCGGACATCCTTCAAATGAGGTTTTAGAGCTTTTAGAAAAAGAAGGCGTCCTTGTTTTGAGGACTGACATGGACGGCGCTGTTATAGTAAAATCAAAGGGTAAAAAATCAAAAATATCAAATTACAGGCAATAA
- the thiC gene encoding phosphomethylpyrimidine synthase ThiC, with protein sequence MYTTQMDAAKKGIITKEMEIVAKKEGKTPEEIRSLVEKGRVIIPANKNHKSLDPEGIGEGLRTKINVNLGISKDCCNFEMELEKAKKAVSLKAEAIMDLSSYGKTREFRRKLVETIPSMIGTVPVYDAVGFYDKDLKEITSKEFLDVVRKHAQDGVDFMTIHAGINKETAKKFKQNKRLTNIVSRGGSLIFAWMELTGNENPFYQYYDELLDILAEYDVTISLGDALRPGSINDATDPSQVAELIVLGELTKRAWEKNVQVMIEGPGHMAINEIAANVVLEKRLCHGAPFYVLGPIVTDIAPGYDHITSAIGGAVAAANGADFLCYVTPAEHLRLPDINDMKEGIIAAKIAAHAADIAKGVKGAREWDYKMSEARQKLDWEGMFKLAIDGEKARKYRESSIPEDKDTCTMCGKMCAVKNTNKVLKSEEVSII encoded by the coding sequence ATGTATACAACACAAATGGATGCAGCGAAGAAAGGTATTATAACCAAGGAAATGGAAATTGTTGCAAAAAAAGAAGGAAAAACGCCTGAAGAAATCAGAAGTCTTGTGGAAAAGGGAAGGGTAATAATACCTGCAAATAAAAACCATAAATCCCTTGACCCTGAAGGTATAGGGGAAGGACTTAGGACTAAAATAAATGTAAATTTAGGTATTTCAAAAGATTGCTGTAATTTTGAAATGGAGCTGGAAAAGGCTAAAAAGGCTGTGAGTTTAAAAGCTGAAGCAATTATGGACCTTAGCTCTTACGGAAAGACCCGGGAATTCCGAAGAAAGCTTGTGGAAACAATACCTTCTATGATTGGTACAGTTCCTGTTTATGATGCAGTGGGTTTTTACGATAAAGATTTAAAGGAGATAACATCAAAGGAATTTTTGGACGTTGTAAGAAAACATGCCCAAGACGGGGTAGACTTTATGACGATACATGCAGGCATAAACAAGGAAACTGCTAAAAAGTTTAAACAAAACAAAAGACTTACCAATATTGTTTCAAGAGGAGGTTCATTAATTTTTGCATGGATGGAGCTTACAGGCAATGAAAACCCTTTTTACCAGTACTATGACGAATTACTGGATATCTTGGCAGAATACGATGTTACAATAAGCCTTGGTGATGCATTAAGGCCGGGAAGTATAAATGATGCTACAGACCCTTCCCAGGTGGCAGAACTTATTGTTTTAGGTGAACTTACCAAAAGGGCGTGGGAGAAAAATGTCCAGGTGATGATAGAAGGACCGGGGCATATGGCTATAAATGAAATTGCAGCTAATGTGGTATTAGAAAAGAGGCTGTGTCATGGGGCGCCCTTCTACGTTTTAGGTCCTATTGTTACCGATATAGCCCCAGGGTATGACCATATAACAAGTGCTATAGGCGGGGCGGTTGCCGCAGCAAACGGTGCAGACTTCTTGTGTTATGTTACGCCTGCTGAACATTTGAGACTTCCTGATATTAATGATATGAAAGAAGGAATAATTGCTGCAAAAATAGCAGCCCATGCAGCAGACATTGCAAAAGGGGTTAAAGGTGCAAGGGAATGGGACTATAAAATGAGTGAAGCTAGACAAAAGTTAGACTGGGAGGGTATGTTTAAGCTTGCCATTGACGGTGAAAAGGCCAGAAAGTACAGGGAAAGTTCAATTCCCGAGGATAAAGATACCTGTACTATGTGCGGTAAAATGTGTGCTGTAAAAAATACCAACAAAGTTTTAAAAAGTGAAGAAGTAAGTATAATTTAG